One segment of Thermococcus sp. DNA contains the following:
- a CDS encoding 30S ribosomal protein S15, with product MARIHARKRGKSGSKRPPRTAPPTWVEYTAEEVEGLVIKLRKEGYSAAMIGTILRDQYGIPSVKLITGKKITKILEENGLAPDIPEDLMALIRKAVKLRKHLEMHPKDKHSRRGLQLTESKIRRLVKYYRRTGKLPAKWRYDPEQAKLLVR from the coding sequence ATGGCAAGGATACACGCGAGAAAGAGGGGTAAATCAGGTTCTAAGAGGCCACCGAGGACCGCTCCGCCGACCTGGGTCGAGTACACGGCGGAGGAGGTCGAGGGGCTCGTTATCAAGCTTAGGAAGGAAGGCTACAGCGCGGCCATGATAGGGACGATCCTCAGGGACCAGTACGGTATTCCGAGCGTCAAGCTCATCACGGGCAAGAAGATTACCAAGATCCTCGAAGAGAACGGCCTCGCACCGGACATTCCGGAGGACCTCATGGCCCTCATCAGAAAGGCCGTCAAGCTCAGGAAGCACTTGGAGATGCACCCGAAGGACAAGCACTCGAGGAGGGGCCTCCAGCTCACCGAGAGCAAGATCAGGCGCCTTGTCAAGTACTACAGGAGAACCGGCAAACTGCCGGCCAAGTGGCGCTACGATCCGGAGCAGGCCAAGCTCCTGGTTCGCTGA
- a CDS encoding DHH family phosphoesterase, with translation MDRGAFFEKAREGAELIKMHVELGHTIRIISHRDADGITAGAVLAKAVAREGGSFQLSIVKQLSEELIKELASEKHRIYVFTDLGSGSMELIERYLDFATVVVADHHPPEKDEFSTDSHVLVNPVPFGANSVRDLSGSGVSYFVAREMDGRNMDMAYIALVGAVGDMQEIDGTFHGLNTDIIEDGRKLDILEIRKELRLFGRESRPLYQMLAYATHPEIPEITGDERKAIEWLRAKGFDPDMKYWQLREEEKRKLHDALVIHLIKHGAPKEAIDRLIGDVVISPLYPEGDPRHEAREFATLLNATGRLNAGTLGVAICLGDEDAYRRARKMLEDYKREQIEARKFLIQNWSMVDEGEHAYIFYAGRNIRDTLVGIAANIAINAGLADPEKPVVVLADSDEDPNLVKGSARTTEKALAKGYHLGEALREVAEELGGEGGGHAIAAGIRFPKDRINEFIRLFNEALGRQVEGKGGED, from the coding sequence ATGGACCGGGGCGCTTTCTTTGAGAAGGCCCGAGAGGGAGCAGAGCTAATCAAGATGCACGTTGAGCTAGGGCATACTATCAGGATAATCTCCCACAGGGACGCCGATGGTATCACCGCTGGAGCGGTTCTTGCCAAGGCCGTTGCCCGGGAAGGCGGCAGTTTCCAGCTCAGCATAGTCAAACAGCTCAGCGAGGAGCTCATAAAGGAGCTTGCCTCAGAGAAGCACAGAATATACGTCTTCACAGACCTGGGAAGCGGTTCCATGGAACTGATAGAGCGGTATCTCGACTTCGCCACGGTTGTCGTTGCGGACCATCACCCTCCTGAAAAGGACGAGTTCTCCACGGACTCCCACGTGCTGGTAAACCCTGTCCCCTTCGGTGCCAACAGTGTCCGAGACCTCAGCGGTTCTGGCGTTTCCTACTTCGTCGCCAGGGAGATGGACGGGAGGAACATGGACATGGCGTACATCGCCCTCGTCGGTGCCGTCGGGGATATGCAGGAAATTGACGGGACCTTCCACGGACTCAACACCGATATCATTGAGGACGGCAGGAAGCTGGATATTCTGGAAATCAGAAAGGAACTCCGTCTCTTTGGAAGGGAGAGCCGGCCGCTCTATCAGATGCTGGCTTACGCCACCCATCCAGAGATCCCCGAGATAACGGGGGACGAGAGGAAGGCAATAGAGTGGCTCCGCGCCAAGGGCTTCGACCCGGACATGAAGTACTGGCAGTTGCGGGAAGAGGAAAAAAGGAAGCTCCACGATGCGCTGGTGATACACCTTATCAAGCACGGTGCTCCCAAGGAGGCCATAGACAGGCTTATCGGGGACGTCGTCATAAGTCCGCTCTATCCGGAGGGTGATCCCAGACACGAGGCGAGGGAGTTTGCGACGCTCCTCAACGCCACCGGTCGCTTAAACGCCGGAACGCTGGGGGTTGCCATCTGCCTCGGCGACGAAGATGCCTACAGGCGCGCCAGAAAGATGCTGGAAGACTACAAGCGGGAGCAGATAGAGGCCAGAAAGTTCCTCATCCAGAACTGGAGCATGGTCGATGAGGGAGAACACGCGTACATTTTCTACGCTGGCAGGAACATCAGAGACACCCTCGTTGGAATCGCCGCAAACATAGCGATAAACGCCGGTCTGGCCGATCCGGAGAAGCCCGTTGTGGTGCTTGCCGATAGCGACGAGGATCCAAACCTTGTAAAGGGCTCCGCCAGGACGACCGAAAAGGCCTTGGCCAAGGGATATCACCTGGGAGAGGCACTCAGAGAGGTCGCGGAAGAGCTCGGCGGCGAGGGGGGTGGCCACGCAATAGCGGCCGGAATCCGCTTCCCGAAGGACAGGATAAACGAGTTCATCAGGCTCTTCAACGAGGCACTTGGAAGGCAGGTGGAGGGAAAGGGCGGTGAAGATTGA
- a CDS encoding LAGLIDADG family homing endonuclease codes for MRTLRELPPSEVERIQERALQLRESGMSYLRITRELAEEFKVSLSKATVLRWCKGTHNTFNKTKRVNLNPSPGLAYIIGVYLGDASISDRNYQYRIRLKVVDRDFTNSFKKAMESIGVNPRTGFEHNKGRSDRWWVEVTNKELFMFLKGPEEQLFEIARVHPKEFLRGFFDSEGSVFVDKKDPRRTTIVADNYNTEVLKLCKELLGTLGIHSTIYLVKKKGTKVMIRGQEYQYNNDLYRISIHRRTSVARFAEKIGFSILRKQEKLETFLEAFYPHTSEKDYHKIKSYSGGRI; via the coding sequence ATGCGGACCTTGAGAGAGCTCCCGCCCTCTGAGGTAGAGAGAATACAGGAACGTGCCCTCCAACTTCGTGAATCTGGAATGAGCTACCTAAGGATTACAAGAGAATTAGCTGAAGAGTTCAAGGTTTCCCTCTCAAAGGCAACCGTGTTACGGTGGTGCAAGGGGACACACAACACCTTCAACAAAACAAAGCGCGTTAATTTAAACCCCTCTCCCGGATTGGCATATATAATCGGAGTTTATCTTGGCGATGCTTCTATCAGTGACAGGAATTACCAATACAGAATCCGCCTGAAGGTCGTGGACAGGGATTTTACCAACAGTTTTAAGAAGGCTATGGAATCAATAGGAGTAAATCCTAGGACTGGTTTTGAACACAATAAAGGGCGAAGCGATAGATGGTGGGTTGAGGTTACCAACAAGGAACTGTTCATGTTCTTGAAAGGTCCAGAAGAGCAGCTCTTTGAGATTGCTAGAGTGCATCCAAAGGAGTTTCTAAGGGGATTCTTTGACAGTGAGGGGAGTGTTTTTGTAGATAAAAAAGATCCAAGAAGAACCACCATTGTGGCAGATAACTATAATACAGAAGTCCTCAAACTCTGCAAGGAGTTATTAGGAACCCTAGGAATCCACTCAACAATATATTTGGTCAAGAAAAAAGGCACAAAAGTTATGATTCGAGGACAAGAATATCAGTACAACAACGACCTTTACAGGATCAGTATCCACAGAAGAACTAGTGTTGCAAGGTTCGCGGAGAAGATAGGCTTCTCAATCTTACGAAAACAAGAGAAACTAGAAACCTTCCTCGAAGCTTTTTACCCACATACCTCCGAAAAAGATTACCACAAAATTAAGTCGTATAGCGGGGGGAGGATTTGA